The proteins below are encoded in one region of Girardinichthys multiradiatus isolate DD_20200921_A chromosome 19, DD_fGirMul_XY1, whole genome shotgun sequence:
- the si:dkey-21a6.5 gene encoding sushi, von Willebrand factor type A, EGF and pentraxin domain-containing protein 1, with the protein MTRILSYDSDERVDSWVNKDLVFSEPLSDEMLQADPGWRFWLIRRRMDRQGLLSAFTAACFIGLVQSQTTLSPAVMSTTMQQNGTVVTPTPVIFSSTTPGCFSFNVSTCEACAPGSQYDNNTLLCTCCPDPGLCMFPGACLPCKMGFYQPLAGQQECLPCSRGSYANFTGSPLCHPCPAGSFNNNTSAESCTSCSPGFFASKLGSTSCTPCVQGSFCNSSGCTQCPMCPGGAEALQTAAKDCTPCRPGMHKAPHQMTCQICNSGFYQIHWGQESCDLCPDNHYCPSPDVNPIQCPSDAFCPRGSTAPGYCMETFFRKAENTCELAPVTIALLVIGGGVALLLIILLVLRRRRDSDGELAVGRAPLLRKERPQGRYYGLPCDMEPVYAGW; encoded by the exons ATGACGCGCATTTTGTCATATGACAGCGATGAGAGAGTTGATTCTTGGGTGAATAAGGATCTGGTGTTTTCAGAGCCGCTCAGTGATGAGATGCTGCAGGCAGACCCAGGCTGGAGGTTCTGGCTGATCCGCAGGAGGATGGACCGTCAGGGGCTTCTGTCTGCCTTCACCGCCGCTTGTTTCATCG GCTTGGTGCAGAGCCAGACCACGCTCAGCCCTGCTGTGATGAGCACCACCATGCAGCAGAATGGCACCGTTGTGACTCCAACTCCCGTGATTTTCAGCAGCACCACCCCAGGCTGCTTCAGTTTTAATGTTTCTACTTGTGAGGCCTGTGCACCGGGGTCACAGTACGACAACA ACACGCTGCTGTGCACATGTTGCCCTGATCCTGGGCTGTGTATGTTTCCTGGAGCCTGTCTTCCATGCAAGATGGGTTTTTACCAGCCGCTTGCAGGACAGCAAGAGTGTCTGCCCTGCAGTCGAGGCTCGTACGCAAA TTTCACTGGGAGCCCATTGTGCCACCCCTGCCCTGCTGGATCCTTCAACAACAACACCAGTGCAGAAAGTTGCACAAGCTGTTCTCCAG GTTTCTTTGCATCAAAGCTCGGTTCTACATCCTGCACACCATGTGTGCAGGGAAGCTTCTGCAA CTCCTCTGGTTGCACGCAATGCCCGATGTGTCCTGGAGGAGCAGAAGCTCTGCAGACTGCTGCTAAAGACTGCACACCGTGCCGGCCAG GCATGCACAAGGCTCCCCATCAGATGACGTGTCAGATCTGCAACAGTGGCTTCTACCAGATCCACTGGGGTCAGGAGAGCTGTGACCTCTGCCCAGACAACCACTACTGCCCT AGCCCTGACGTGAACCCCATCCAGTGTCCGAGCGATGCTTTCTGCCCCAGAGGCAGCACGGCTCCGGGTTACTGCATGGAGACGTTCTTCAGGAAAGCAGAGAACACCTGTGAACTGGCGCCTGTTACTATCGCTCTGTTGGTTATCGGAGGAGGTG TGGCCTTACTCTTAATCATTTTGCTGGTTCTTCGTCGACGCCGGGACTCCGACGGGGAGCTGGCAGTTGGCCGAGCTCCTCTGCTACGTAAAGAGCGACCTCAGGGCCGGTACTATGGCCTGCCCTGTGACATGGAGCCCGTCTACGCCGGCTGGTGA